A single window of Salvia splendens isolate huo1 chromosome 6, SspV2, whole genome shotgun sequence DNA harbors:
- the LOC121807796 gene encoding RNA-binding protein 25-like isoform X2 — MADSTPAPETTAAAASHTSDVHQPEPESRPPQPDPSSTSLPPFPNPTPSGPLPPPLPAMQPSFRPAGALFPLPTGAAAPQFSHVPYQAPAFPPPGVVPAPAPPYVMAGQPMRYGPPMSNGYPGMPHQGAMPPGVPHYPSPYAQMLRPAFPSRPLVGVMPPLARPPVIGIRGPIVPPVVRPITPNATSAEDPQTTVYVGKISSTVENDFMLSLLQLCGPVKNWKRPQDPTGTLKGFGFCEFESAEGVLRALRLLNKLRVDGQELLLNVNQTTRKYLERYVDKKIEGSKAKESATDGSDKEEERESSIDTEKIVKSTEESLKPSSDEPKKDNSEMNKENPDAGSFGLVTDEDRDADRDASEKLTGMIEERLKNKPLPPPPPSPQTLIDGPGKSNSEQPSGSKDRESEDGVKNDTEDKNEDDKTAESKPSSEPDRAGTGSPDRSRRHDRIRDRDRDPRRERERELERYEREREHDRAKREKDRENRSREDERRYKAREKEWESREKEKEHWRKREREREKDRAYERKWEVMDQERDGDDGYGKKRKYKVSDEERKRRQREKEEDLADRVREEEEIAEAKLRAEEEQKKQLEAQKAESIPPANGFEKAILPNEIDTENQGKADQTVELKPSPETYEAEGILQNGTRDLSNSASDIRQNNNAPTKKLGFGLSGSGKRATVPSFFNEDEDEDAHKEKKMRPLVPIDYSTEEQEAIQSSMSEAPSSNMAAAAEFVKRISTVNPRELDGEKDKSRRSHERSGQRDRDRHEEENNSIREESRRDHFERERSNKTKTPENQKLLDAKQLIDTIPKTKDELFSYEINWAIYDQNVLHERMRPWVSKKITDFLGEEEVTLVDYIVSSTQEHVEAGEMLERLQTILDDEAEMFVLKMWRMLIFEIKKVETGLTPKPRA; from the exons ATGGCGGATTCAACGCCAGCGCCGGAAACAACCGCGGCGGCCGCCAGCCACACTTCCGATGTCCATCAGCCTGAACCAGAATCTCGACCCCCCCAACCCGATCCATCTTCCACATCGCTTCCCCCATTTCCAAACCCTACCCCTAGCGGCCCTCTCCCTCCTCCTCTACCGGCGATGCAGCCTTCCTTCCGCCCTGCTGGCGCTCTATTTCCATTGCCTACCGGCGCCGCTGCCCCGCAATTCTCACATGTTCCGTATCAAGCTCCTGCCTTTCCACCTCCGGGAGTGGTACCGGCTCCTGCGCCTCCTTACGTCATGGCCGGTCAGCCTATGAGATACGGGCCACCTATGTCGAATGGCTACCCTGGTATGCCCCACCAAGGTGCAATGCCTCCCG GGGTACCTCATTATCCTTCTCCTTATGCACAAATGCTTCGGCCAGCATTTCCTTCGCGTCCTTTGGTTGGTGTTATGCCACCATTGGCACGCCCTCCAGTTATTGGAATTCGTGGTCCAATTGTTCCTCCTGTTGTTAGACCCATTACACCAAATGCCACATCTGCAGAGGATCCACAGACGACTGTTTATGTTGGGAAGATATCATCAACCGTGGAAAATGATTTCATGCTGTCTCTCCTGCAG CTCTGTGGGCCTGTAAAGAATTGGAAACGCCCACAAGACCCCACCGGAACTTTAAAAGGTTTTGGATTTTGTGAATTTGAGTCTGCTGAAGGAGTTCTTCGGGCATTGCGACTACTTAATAAGCTAAGAGTTGATGGACAGGAGTTGTTG TTAAATGTTAATCAAACAACTCGGAAATATCTTGAGCGTTATGTAGACAAAAAGATCGAAGGTTCTAAGGCCAAGGAATCTGCAACTGATGGTTCtgacaaagaggaagaaagagagtCGAGCATTGATACTGAAAAAATTGTTAAGTCGACTGAAGAGTCTCTAAAGCCTTCATCAGATGAACCAAAAAAGGATAACAGTGAGATGAATAAGGAAAATCCTGATGCTGGCAGTTTTGGCCTTGTAACTGATGAAGACAGGGATGCAGATCGTGATGCTTCTGAGAAGCTCACAGGTATGATAGAGGAACGGCTTAAGAACAAACCACTTCCTCCTCCACCCCCATCCCCACAAACACTTATTGATGGACCTGGAAAGTCAAACTCGGAGCAACCTTCTGGGTCAAAGGATAGGGAATCAGAAGATGGGGTGAAAAACG ACACAGAAGACAAAAATGAGGATGATAAGACTGCTGAGAGCAAACCGTCTAGTGAACCTGATAGAGCTGGAACAGGTTCTCCCGATAGGAGCAGAAGACATGATAGGATCAGGGATCGAGACCGTGACCCAAGACGAGAAAGAGAAAGGGAACTTGAAAGATACGAGAGAGAGCGGGAGCATGACCGAGCAAAGAGGGAGAAAGATAGAGAAAATAGGAGTCGCGAAGATGAACGGAGGTATAAAGCGCGTGAAAAAGAGTGGGAGTCgagagaaaaagagaaggaGCATTGGCGGAAGAGAGAgcgagaaagagagaaagatagGGCTTATGAAAGGAAATGGGAAGTTATGGACCAAGAACGTGATGGTGATGATGGATATGGAAAGAAGAGGAAATACAAGGTAAGTGAtgaagagaggaaaagaagaCAGAGGGAGAAGGAAGAGGACCTGGCTGACAGAGtgagagaggaggaagaaattgcagAAGCTAAATTAAGAGCTGAAGAAGAACAGAAGAAACAGCTGGAGGCTCAGAAAGCAGAAAGTATTCCACCAGCTAATGGATTTGAGAAAGCTATCTTGCCAAATGAAATTGATACTGAAAACCAGGGTAAGGCTGATCAGACCGTTGAGCTCAAACCAAGTCCCGAGACTTATGAAG CTGAAGGGATTCTGCAGAATGGCACCAGGGATTTATCTAATTCTGCTTCAGACATTCGGCAAAATAACAATGCGCCAACAAAAAAGTTGGGGTTCGGGCTTTCAGGGTCGGGAAAGCGAGCTACTGTACCTTCATTTTTTAACGAGGACGAGGATGAGGATGCACACAAGGAAAAGAAGATGAGACCTCTAGTCCCAATTGATTACTCAACTGAGGAACAGGAAGCTATTCAATCTTCCATGTCTGAAGCCCCATCATCTAATATGGCTGCCGCAGCAGAATTTGTGAAGCGTATTTCAACTGTTAATCCAAGAGAACTTGATGGAGAAAAAGACAAAAGTAGGCGTTCTCATGAGAGATCTGGCCAGCGTGACCGTGATAGACATGAGGAAGAGAACAATAGCATCCGTGAGGAGAGCAGAAGAGATCATTTTGAAAGAGAAAGATCAAATAAAACAAAGACCCCAGAAAACCAGAAGCTTCTGGATGCTAAGCAGTTGATTGACACTATCCCAAAGACCAAAGATGAGCTGTTCTCCTATGAGATCAACTGGGCGATCTATGATCAG AATGTGCTGCATGAAAGAATGAGACCATGGGTGTCAAAGAAGATAACAGACTTTTTGGGTGAGGAAGAGGTCACACTTGTGGACTATATTGTTTCTAGCACTCAGGAGCATGTAGAGGCAGGTGAGATGCTTGAGAGGCTCCAAACTATCTTGGATGATGAAGCTGAAATGTTTGTGCTCAAGATGTGGAGAATGCTTATTTTTGAGATCAAGAAGGTAGAGACTGGCCTGACTCCAAAGCCCAGGGCCTGA
- the LOC121807796 gene encoding RNA-binding protein 25-like isoform X1 — protein MADSTPAPETTAAAASHTSDVHQPEPESRPPQPDPSSTSLPPFPNPTPSGPLPPPLPAMQPSFRPAGALFPLPTGAAAPQFSHVPYQAPAFPPPGVVPAPAPPYVMAGQPMRYGPPMSNGYPGMPHQGAMPPGVPHYPSPYAQMLRPAFPSRPLVGVMPPLARPPVIGIRGPIVPPVVRPITPNATSAEDPQTTVYVGKISSTVENDFMLSLLQLCGPVKNWKRPQDPTGTLKGFGFCEFESAEGVLRALRLLNKLRVDGQELLLNVNQTTRKYLERYVDKKIEGSKAKESATDGSDKEEERESSIDTEKIVKSTEESLKPSSDEPKKDNSEMNKENPDAGSFGLVTDEDRDADRDASEKLTGMIEERLKNKPLPPPPPSPQTLIDGPGKSNSEQPSGSKDRESEDGVKNDTEDKNEDDKTAESKPSSEPDRAGTGSPDRSRRHDRIRDRDRDPRRERERELERYEREREHDRAKREKDRENRSREDERRYKAREKEWESREKEKEHWRKREREREKDRAYERKWEVMDQERDGDDGYGKKRKYKVSDEERKRRQREKEEDLADRVREEEEIAEAKLRAEEEQKKQLEAQKAESIPPANGFEKAILPNEIDTENQGKADQTVELKPSPETYEVTAEGILQNGTRDLSNSASDIRQNNNAPTKKLGFGLSGSGKRATVPSFFNEDEDEDAHKEKKMRPLVPIDYSTEEQEAIQSSMSEAPSSNMAAAAEFVKRISTVNPRELDGEKDKSRRSHERSGQRDRDRHEEENNSIREESRRDHFERERSNKTKTPENQKLLDAKQLIDTIPKTKDELFSYEINWAIYDQNVLHERMRPWVSKKITDFLGEEEVTLVDYIVSSTQEHVEAGEMLERLQTILDDEAEMFVLKMWRMLIFEIKKVETGLTPKPRA, from the exons ATGGCGGATTCAACGCCAGCGCCGGAAACAACCGCGGCGGCCGCCAGCCACACTTCCGATGTCCATCAGCCTGAACCAGAATCTCGACCCCCCCAACCCGATCCATCTTCCACATCGCTTCCCCCATTTCCAAACCCTACCCCTAGCGGCCCTCTCCCTCCTCCTCTACCGGCGATGCAGCCTTCCTTCCGCCCTGCTGGCGCTCTATTTCCATTGCCTACCGGCGCCGCTGCCCCGCAATTCTCACATGTTCCGTATCAAGCTCCTGCCTTTCCACCTCCGGGAGTGGTACCGGCTCCTGCGCCTCCTTACGTCATGGCCGGTCAGCCTATGAGATACGGGCCACCTATGTCGAATGGCTACCCTGGTATGCCCCACCAAGGTGCAATGCCTCCCG GGGTACCTCATTATCCTTCTCCTTATGCACAAATGCTTCGGCCAGCATTTCCTTCGCGTCCTTTGGTTGGTGTTATGCCACCATTGGCACGCCCTCCAGTTATTGGAATTCGTGGTCCAATTGTTCCTCCTGTTGTTAGACCCATTACACCAAATGCCACATCTGCAGAGGATCCACAGACGACTGTTTATGTTGGGAAGATATCATCAACCGTGGAAAATGATTTCATGCTGTCTCTCCTGCAG CTCTGTGGGCCTGTAAAGAATTGGAAACGCCCACAAGACCCCACCGGAACTTTAAAAGGTTTTGGATTTTGTGAATTTGAGTCTGCTGAAGGAGTTCTTCGGGCATTGCGACTACTTAATAAGCTAAGAGTTGATGGACAGGAGTTGTTG TTAAATGTTAATCAAACAACTCGGAAATATCTTGAGCGTTATGTAGACAAAAAGATCGAAGGTTCTAAGGCCAAGGAATCTGCAACTGATGGTTCtgacaaagaggaagaaagagagtCGAGCATTGATACTGAAAAAATTGTTAAGTCGACTGAAGAGTCTCTAAAGCCTTCATCAGATGAACCAAAAAAGGATAACAGTGAGATGAATAAGGAAAATCCTGATGCTGGCAGTTTTGGCCTTGTAACTGATGAAGACAGGGATGCAGATCGTGATGCTTCTGAGAAGCTCACAGGTATGATAGAGGAACGGCTTAAGAACAAACCACTTCCTCCTCCACCCCCATCCCCACAAACACTTATTGATGGACCTGGAAAGTCAAACTCGGAGCAACCTTCTGGGTCAAAGGATAGGGAATCAGAAGATGGGGTGAAAAACG ACACAGAAGACAAAAATGAGGATGATAAGACTGCTGAGAGCAAACCGTCTAGTGAACCTGATAGAGCTGGAACAGGTTCTCCCGATAGGAGCAGAAGACATGATAGGATCAGGGATCGAGACCGTGACCCAAGACGAGAAAGAGAAAGGGAACTTGAAAGATACGAGAGAGAGCGGGAGCATGACCGAGCAAAGAGGGAGAAAGATAGAGAAAATAGGAGTCGCGAAGATGAACGGAGGTATAAAGCGCGTGAAAAAGAGTGGGAGTCgagagaaaaagagaaggaGCATTGGCGGAAGAGAGAgcgagaaagagagaaagatagGGCTTATGAAAGGAAATGGGAAGTTATGGACCAAGAACGTGATGGTGATGATGGATATGGAAAGAAGAGGAAATACAAGGTAAGTGAtgaagagaggaaaagaagaCAGAGGGAGAAGGAAGAGGACCTGGCTGACAGAGtgagagaggaggaagaaattgcagAAGCTAAATTAAGAGCTGAAGAAGAACAGAAGAAACAGCTGGAGGCTCAGAAAGCAGAAAGTATTCCACCAGCTAATGGATTTGAGAAAGCTATCTTGCCAAATGAAATTGATACTGAAAACCAGGGTAAGGCTGATCAGACCGTTGAGCTCAAACCAAGTCCCGAGACTTATGAAG TTACAGCTGAAGGGATTCTGCAGAATGGCACCAGGGATTTATCTAATTCTGCTTCAGACATTCGGCAAAATAACAATGCGCCAACAAAAAAGTTGGGGTTCGGGCTTTCAGGGTCGGGAAAGCGAGCTACTGTACCTTCATTTTTTAACGAGGACGAGGATGAGGATGCACACAAGGAAAAGAAGATGAGACCTCTAGTCCCAATTGATTACTCAACTGAGGAACAGGAAGCTATTCAATCTTCCATGTCTGAAGCCCCATCATCTAATATGGCTGCCGCAGCAGAATTTGTGAAGCGTATTTCAACTGTTAATCCAAGAGAACTTGATGGAGAAAAAGACAAAAGTAGGCGTTCTCATGAGAGATCTGGCCAGCGTGACCGTGATAGACATGAGGAAGAGAACAATAGCATCCGTGAGGAGAGCAGAAGAGATCATTTTGAAAGAGAAAGATCAAATAAAACAAAGACCCCAGAAAACCAGAAGCTTCTGGATGCTAAGCAGTTGATTGACACTATCCCAAAGACCAAAGATGAGCTGTTCTCCTATGAGATCAACTGGGCGATCTATGATCAG AATGTGCTGCATGAAAGAATGAGACCATGGGTGTCAAAGAAGATAACAGACTTTTTGGGTGAGGAAGAGGTCACACTTGTGGACTATATTGTTTCTAGCACTCAGGAGCATGTAGAGGCAGGTGAGATGCTTGAGAGGCTCCAAACTATCTTGGATGATGAAGCTGAAATGTTTGTGCTCAAGATGTGGAGAATGCTTATTTTTGAGATCAAGAAGGTAGAGACTGGCCTGACTCCAAAGCCCAGGGCCTGA
- the LOC121807796 gene encoding RNA-binding protein 25-like isoform X3, translating to MATLVCPTKVQCLPCLVIDYGGKGWKASLETECPSHFNSFLLQTRITVECSYASHSRLYVQLVSVVMPVLQSLIALIFLFLCLIHAGVPHYPSPYAQMLRPAFPSRPLVGVMPPLARPPVIGIRGPIVPPVVRPITPNATSAEDPQTTVYVGKISSTVENDFMLSLLQLCGPVKNWKRPQDPTGTLKGFGFCEFESAEGVLRALRLLNKLRVDGQELLLNVNQTTRKYLERYVDKKIEGSKAKESATDGSDKEEERESSIDTEKIVKSTEESLKPSSDEPKKDNSEMNKENPDAGSFGLVTDEDRDADRDASEKLTGMIEERLKNKPLPPPPPSPQTLIDGPGKSNSEQPSGSKDRESEDGVKNDTEDKNEDDKTAESKPSSEPDRAGTGSPDRSRRHDRIRDRDRDPRRERERELERYEREREHDRAKREKDRENRSREDERRYKAREKEWESREKEKEHWRKREREREKDRAYERKWEVMDQERDGDDGYGKKRKYKVSDEERKRRQREKEEDLADRVREEEEIAEAKLRAEEEQKKQLEAQKAESIPPANGFEKAILPNEIDTENQGKADQTVELKPSPETYEVTAEGILQNGTRDLSNSASDIRQNNNAPTKKLGFGLSGSGKRATVPSFFNEDEDEDAHKEKKMRPLVPIDYSTEEQEAIQSSMSEAPSSNMAAAAEFVKRISTVNPRELDGEKDKSRRSHERSGQRDRDRHEEENNSIREESRRDHFERERSNKTKTPENQKLLDAKQLIDTIPKTKDELFSYEINWAIYDQNVLHERMRPWVSKKITDFLGEEEVTLVDYIVSSTQEHVEAGEMLERLQTILDDEAEMFVLKMWRMLIFEIKKVETGLTPKPRA from the exons ATGGCTACCCTGGTATGCCCCACCAAGGTGCAATGCCTCCCG TGTCTCGTGATTGATTACGGTGGGAAAGGTTGGAAGGCTTCATTAGAGACTGAGTGTCCCTCACACTTCAACTCCTTTTTGTTG CAGACTAGGATAACAGTTGAGTGCAGCTATGCCTCTCATTCAAG GTTATATGTTCAGCTGGTGAGTGTTGTCATGCCTGTGCTGCAATCTCTTATTGCTTTGATATTTTTG TTTTTGTGTCTTATTCATGCAGGGGTACCTCATTATCCTTCTCCTTATGCACAAATGCTTCGGCCAGCATTTCCTTCGCGTCCTTTGGTTGGTGTTATGCCACCATTGGCACGCCCTCCAGTTATTGGAATTCGTGGTCCAATTGTTCCTCCTGTTGTTAGACCCATTACACCAAATGCCACATCTGCAGAGGATCCACAGACGACTGTTTATGTTGGGAAGATATCATCAACCGTGGAAAATGATTTCATGCTGTCTCTCCTGCAG CTCTGTGGGCCTGTAAAGAATTGGAAACGCCCACAAGACCCCACCGGAACTTTAAAAGGTTTTGGATTTTGTGAATTTGAGTCTGCTGAAGGAGTTCTTCGGGCATTGCGACTACTTAATAAGCTAAGAGTTGATGGACAGGAGTTGTTG TTAAATGTTAATCAAACAACTCGGAAATATCTTGAGCGTTATGTAGACAAAAAGATCGAAGGTTCTAAGGCCAAGGAATCTGCAACTGATGGTTCtgacaaagaggaagaaagagagtCGAGCATTGATACTGAAAAAATTGTTAAGTCGACTGAAGAGTCTCTAAAGCCTTCATCAGATGAACCAAAAAAGGATAACAGTGAGATGAATAAGGAAAATCCTGATGCTGGCAGTTTTGGCCTTGTAACTGATGAAGACAGGGATGCAGATCGTGATGCTTCTGAGAAGCTCACAGGTATGATAGAGGAACGGCTTAAGAACAAACCACTTCCTCCTCCACCCCCATCCCCACAAACACTTATTGATGGACCTGGAAAGTCAAACTCGGAGCAACCTTCTGGGTCAAAGGATAGGGAATCAGAAGATGGGGTGAAAAACG ACACAGAAGACAAAAATGAGGATGATAAGACTGCTGAGAGCAAACCGTCTAGTGAACCTGATAGAGCTGGAACAGGTTCTCCCGATAGGAGCAGAAGACATGATAGGATCAGGGATCGAGACCGTGACCCAAGACGAGAAAGAGAAAGGGAACTTGAAAGATACGAGAGAGAGCGGGAGCATGACCGAGCAAAGAGGGAGAAAGATAGAGAAAATAGGAGTCGCGAAGATGAACGGAGGTATAAAGCGCGTGAAAAAGAGTGGGAGTCgagagaaaaagagaaggaGCATTGGCGGAAGAGAGAgcgagaaagagagaaagatagGGCTTATGAAAGGAAATGGGAAGTTATGGACCAAGAACGTGATGGTGATGATGGATATGGAAAGAAGAGGAAATACAAGGTAAGTGAtgaagagaggaaaagaagaCAGAGGGAGAAGGAAGAGGACCTGGCTGACAGAGtgagagaggaggaagaaattgcagAAGCTAAATTAAGAGCTGAAGAAGAACAGAAGAAACAGCTGGAGGCTCAGAAAGCAGAAAGTATTCCACCAGCTAATGGATTTGAGAAAGCTATCTTGCCAAATGAAATTGATACTGAAAACCAGGGTAAGGCTGATCAGACCGTTGAGCTCAAACCAAGTCCCGAGACTTATGAAG TTACAGCTGAAGGGATTCTGCAGAATGGCACCAGGGATTTATCTAATTCTGCTTCAGACATTCGGCAAAATAACAATGCGCCAACAAAAAAGTTGGGGTTCGGGCTTTCAGGGTCGGGAAAGCGAGCTACTGTACCTTCATTTTTTAACGAGGACGAGGATGAGGATGCACACAAGGAAAAGAAGATGAGACCTCTAGTCCCAATTGATTACTCAACTGAGGAACAGGAAGCTATTCAATCTTCCATGTCTGAAGCCCCATCATCTAATATGGCTGCCGCAGCAGAATTTGTGAAGCGTATTTCAACTGTTAATCCAAGAGAACTTGATGGAGAAAAAGACAAAAGTAGGCGTTCTCATGAGAGATCTGGCCAGCGTGACCGTGATAGACATGAGGAAGAGAACAATAGCATCCGTGAGGAGAGCAGAAGAGATCATTTTGAAAGAGAAAGATCAAATAAAACAAAGACCCCAGAAAACCAGAAGCTTCTGGATGCTAAGCAGTTGATTGACACTATCCCAAAGACCAAAGATGAGCTGTTCTCCTATGAGATCAACTGGGCGATCTATGATCAG AATGTGCTGCATGAAAGAATGAGACCATGGGTGTCAAAGAAGATAACAGACTTTTTGGGTGAGGAAGAGGTCACACTTGTGGACTATATTGTTTCTAGCACTCAGGAGCATGTAGAGGCAGGTGAGATGCTTGAGAGGCTCCAAACTATCTTGGATGATGAAGCTGAAATGTTTGTGCTCAAGATGTGGAGAATGCTTATTTTTGAGATCAAGAAGGTAGAGACTGGCCTGACTCCAAAGCCCAGGGCCTGA
- the LOC121807796 gene encoding RNA-binding protein 25-like isoform X6, translated as MATLVCPTKVQCLPTRITVECSYASHSRLYVQLVSVVMPVLQSLIALIFLFLCLIHAGVPHYPSPYAQMLRPAFPSRPLVGVMPPLARPPVIGIRGPIVPPVVRPITPNATSAEDPQTTVYVGKISSTVENDFMLSLLQLCGPVKNWKRPQDPTGTLKGFGFCEFESAEGVLRALRLLNKLRVDGQELLLNVNQTTRKYLERYVDKKIEGSKAKESATDGSDKEEERESSIDTEKIVKSTEESLKPSSDEPKKDNSEMNKENPDAGSFGLVTDEDRDADRDASEKLTGMIEERLKNKPLPPPPPSPQTLIDGPGKSNSEQPSGSKDRESEDGVKNDTEDKNEDDKTAESKPSSEPDRAGTGSPDRSRRHDRIRDRDRDPRRERERELERYEREREHDRAKREKDRENRSREDERRYKAREKEWESREKEKEHWRKREREREKDRAYERKWEVMDQERDGDDGYGKKRKYKVSDEERKRRQREKEEDLADRVREEEEIAEAKLRAEEEQKKQLEAQKAESIPPANGFEKAILPNEIDTENQGKADQTVELKPSPETYEVTAEGILQNGTRDLSNSASDIRQNNNAPTKKLGFGLSGSGKRATVPSFFNEDEDEDAHKEKKMRPLVPIDYSTEEQEAIQSSMSEAPSSNMAAAAEFVKRISTVNPRELDGEKDKSRRSHERSGQRDRDRHEEENNSIREESRRDHFERERSNKTKTPENQKLLDAKQLIDTIPKTKDELFSYEINWAIYDQNVLHERMRPWVSKKITDFLGEEEVTLVDYIVSSTQEHVEAGEMLERLQTILDDEAEMFVLKMWRMLIFEIKKVETGLTPKPRA; from the exons ATGGCTACCCTGGTATGCCCCACCAAGGTGCAATGCCTCCCG ACTAGGATAACAGTTGAGTGCAGCTATGCCTCTCATTCAAG GTTATATGTTCAGCTGGTGAGTGTTGTCATGCCTGTGCTGCAATCTCTTATTGCTTTGATATTTTTG TTTTTGTGTCTTATTCATGCAGGGGTACCTCATTATCCTTCTCCTTATGCACAAATGCTTCGGCCAGCATTTCCTTCGCGTCCTTTGGTTGGTGTTATGCCACCATTGGCACGCCCTCCAGTTATTGGAATTCGTGGTCCAATTGTTCCTCCTGTTGTTAGACCCATTACACCAAATGCCACATCTGCAGAGGATCCACAGACGACTGTTTATGTTGGGAAGATATCATCAACCGTGGAAAATGATTTCATGCTGTCTCTCCTGCAG CTCTGTGGGCCTGTAAAGAATTGGAAACGCCCACAAGACCCCACCGGAACTTTAAAAGGTTTTGGATTTTGTGAATTTGAGTCTGCTGAAGGAGTTCTTCGGGCATTGCGACTACTTAATAAGCTAAGAGTTGATGGACAGGAGTTGTTG TTAAATGTTAATCAAACAACTCGGAAATATCTTGAGCGTTATGTAGACAAAAAGATCGAAGGTTCTAAGGCCAAGGAATCTGCAACTGATGGTTCtgacaaagaggaagaaagagagtCGAGCATTGATACTGAAAAAATTGTTAAGTCGACTGAAGAGTCTCTAAAGCCTTCATCAGATGAACCAAAAAAGGATAACAGTGAGATGAATAAGGAAAATCCTGATGCTGGCAGTTTTGGCCTTGTAACTGATGAAGACAGGGATGCAGATCGTGATGCTTCTGAGAAGCTCACAGGTATGATAGAGGAACGGCTTAAGAACAAACCACTTCCTCCTCCACCCCCATCCCCACAAACACTTATTGATGGACCTGGAAAGTCAAACTCGGAGCAACCTTCTGGGTCAAAGGATAGGGAATCAGAAGATGGGGTGAAAAACG ACACAGAAGACAAAAATGAGGATGATAAGACTGCTGAGAGCAAACCGTCTAGTGAACCTGATAGAGCTGGAACAGGTTCTCCCGATAGGAGCAGAAGACATGATAGGATCAGGGATCGAGACCGTGACCCAAGACGAGAAAGAGAAAGGGAACTTGAAAGATACGAGAGAGAGCGGGAGCATGACCGAGCAAAGAGGGAGAAAGATAGAGAAAATAGGAGTCGCGAAGATGAACGGAGGTATAAAGCGCGTGAAAAAGAGTGGGAGTCgagagaaaaagagaaggaGCATTGGCGGAAGAGAGAgcgagaaagagagaaagatagGGCTTATGAAAGGAAATGGGAAGTTATGGACCAAGAACGTGATGGTGATGATGGATATGGAAAGAAGAGGAAATACAAGGTAAGTGAtgaagagaggaaaagaagaCAGAGGGAGAAGGAAGAGGACCTGGCTGACAGAGtgagagaggaggaagaaattgcagAAGCTAAATTAAGAGCTGAAGAAGAACAGAAGAAACAGCTGGAGGCTCAGAAAGCAGAAAGTATTCCACCAGCTAATGGATTTGAGAAAGCTATCTTGCCAAATGAAATTGATACTGAAAACCAGGGTAAGGCTGATCAGACCGTTGAGCTCAAACCAAGTCCCGAGACTTATGAAG TTACAGCTGAAGGGATTCTGCAGAATGGCACCAGGGATTTATCTAATTCTGCTTCAGACATTCGGCAAAATAACAATGCGCCAACAAAAAAGTTGGGGTTCGGGCTTTCAGGGTCGGGAAAGCGAGCTACTGTACCTTCATTTTTTAACGAGGACGAGGATGAGGATGCACACAAGGAAAAGAAGATGAGACCTCTAGTCCCAATTGATTACTCAACTGAGGAACAGGAAGCTATTCAATCTTCCATGTCTGAAGCCCCATCATCTAATATGGCTGCCGCAGCAGAATTTGTGAAGCGTATTTCAACTGTTAATCCAAGAGAACTTGATGGAGAAAAAGACAAAAGTAGGCGTTCTCATGAGAGATCTGGCCAGCGTGACCGTGATAGACATGAGGAAGAGAACAATAGCATCCGTGAGGAGAGCAGAAGAGATCATTTTGAAAGAGAAAGATCAAATAAAACAAAGACCCCAGAAAACCAGAAGCTTCTGGATGCTAAGCAGTTGATTGACACTATCCCAAAGACCAAAGATGAGCTGTTCTCCTATGAGATCAACTGGGCGATCTATGATCAG AATGTGCTGCATGAAAGAATGAGACCATGGGTGTCAAAGAAGATAACAGACTTTTTGGGTGAGGAAGAGGTCACACTTGTGGACTATATTGTTTCTAGCACTCAGGAGCATGTAGAGGCAGGTGAGATGCTTGAGAGGCTCCAAACTATCTTGGATGATGAAGCTGAAATGTTTGTGCTCAAGATGTGGAGAATGCTTATTTTTGAGATCAAGAAGGTAGAGACTGGCCTGACTCCAAAGCCCAGGGCCTGA